One window of the Salvelinus alpinus chromosome 13, SLU_Salpinus.1, whole genome shotgun sequence genome contains the following:
- the LOC139536890 gene encoding arylsulfatase I-like, which produces MHAVTSLSMVSLLSFGYLSMDWIKPNQVEEHTQNDASITFEPKQPPHIIFILTDDQGFNDIGYHNPDIRTPTLDKLAAEGVKLENYYVQPICTPSRSQLITGRYQIHTGLQHSIIRPRQPNCLPLDMTTLPQRLQEAGYATHMVGKWHLGFYRKECLPTRRGFHSYFGSLTGSVDYYTYGSCDGPGLCGYDLHEGETVAWGRGGKFSTHLYTQRVRKILSTHDPSRQPLFMFLSLQAVHTPLQSPKAYIYPYRGMGNVARRKYAALVSIVDEAVRNVTYALRKYGYYRNSVLIFSTDNGAQPFTGGSNWPLRGRKGTYWEGGVRGVGFVHSPLLRHKRRVSKALLHITDWYPTLVGLAGGNVSLTEGLDGYNVWPTISEGRESPRLEILHNIDPLHRRSGLASASGQEAQHVWDTSVQAAIRVGDWKLLTGDPGHGDWVPPQVLANFPGSWWNLERNTEATGKSVWLFNITGDPYERSDMAVQRPDVVKNLLARLAYYNCTAVPVRFPTDDPRANPDRNGGAWVPWVGGDEDEPKWNGVYKKGRNKKKKKCKLCKLRSFFKKLNTRIMSNRI; this is translated from the exons ATGCACGCAGTTACCAGCCTCTCAATGGTCAGTCTGTTAAGTTTTGGCTACCTATCCATGGACTGGATCAAGCCGAATCAAGTGGAGGAGCACACTCAAAACGATGCCTCTATTACGTTTGAGCCAAAGCAACCACCACACATTATATTCATACTGACGGATGACCAAGGCTTCAATGACATAGGTTATCACAACCCGGACATTCGGACTCCAACTCTGGACAAACTGGCCGCGGAGGGGGTGAAGCTGGAGAATTACTATGTTCAACCTATCTGCACTCCGTCACGCAGTCAGTTGATCACGGGCAG ATACCAGATCCACACAGGCCTCCAGCACTCCATCATCCGGCCTCGACAGCCCAACTGCCTCCCCCTGGACATGACCACACTCCCACAGCGGCTGCAGGAAGCAGGGTACGCTACTCACATGGTGGGCAAATGGCACCTTGGCTTCTACAGGAAGGAGTGTCTGCCCACGCGCCGAGGCTTCCACAGCTACTTTGGCTCTCTGACGGGCAGTGTGGACTACTACACGTATGGCTCCTGTGACGGACCAGGCCTGTGTGGCTACGACCTCCATGAGGGGGAGACCGTGGCCTGGGGCCGTGGAGGCAAGTTCTCCACCCACCTCTACACGCAGAGGGTACGCAAGATCCTGTCCACTCACGACCCGTCCCGCCAGCCCCTGttcatgttcctctctctccaggctgtGCACACACCCCTGCAGTCGCCCAAGGCCTACATCTACCCCTACCGCGGGATGGGGAACGTAGCCAGAAGGAAGTACGCAGCCTTGGTGTCCATCGTCGACGAGGCTGTACGCAATGTCACCTACGCTCTGCGCAAGTACGGCTACTACCGCAACAGTGTGCTCATCTTCTCCACTGACAACGGTGCCCAGCCGTTCACTGGGGGGAGTAACTGGCCCCTACGGGGGCGTAAGGGGACCTACTGGGAGGGAGGGGTCCGTGGGGTGGGCTTCGTACACAGCCCCCTGCTGCGTCACAAGCGGAGGGTTTCCAAGGCCCTCCTGCACATCACTGACTGGTACCCAACCCTGGTTGGTCTGGCTGGGGGTAACGTGTCACTGACTGAGGGTCTTGACGGCTACAATGTATGGCCAACCATCAGTGAGGGCAGAGAGTCCCCACGCCTGGAGATCCTCCATAACATTGACCCACTCCACCGGCGCTCTGGCCTGGCGTCTGCGTCTGGACAGGAGGCCCAGCATGTGTGGGACACCTCGGTCCAAGCTGCCATCCGGGTGGGGGACTGGAAGCTGCTGACAGGGGACCCGGGCCATGGAGACTGGGTCCCACCACAGGTACTGGCCAACTTCCCAGGCAGCTGGTGGAACCTGGAGCGGAACACTGAGGCAACAGGGAAGTCTGTGTGGCTCTTCAACATCACAGGAGACCCCTATGAACGCAGTGACATGGCTGTGCAGAGGCCTGATGTGGTCAAGAATCTGCTAGCACGTCTGGCCTACTACAACTGCACTGCCGTCCCTGTTAGGTTCCCCACCGACGATCCCCGGGCCAATCCAGACCGCAACGGGGGGGCCTGGGTACCCTGGGTTGGGGGGGACGAGGACGAGCCGAAATGGAACGGGGTCTATAAGAAAGGGaggaataaaaagaagaagaaatgcAAGCTGTGCAAACTGAGATCCTTTTTCAAGAAACTGAATACAAGGATAATGTCCAATAGAATATGA
- the LOC139536891 gene encoding NADH dehydrogenase [ubiquinone] 1 alpha subcomplex subunit 2-like, with protein sequence MAAAVVRGIGSNLAKNLREIRLHLCQTSPASQGARDFVEQHYVELKKANPTFPILIRECSGVQPKLWARYDFGKESSVALDHMNADQVAKALETVVKSKA encoded by the exons ATGGCCGCGGCCGTAGTACGAGGCATTGGCTCTAACCTTGCTAAAAACCTTCGAGAGATTCGTCTACATTTGTGTCAGACATCGCCTGCGAGTCAAGGAGCAAG GGATTTTGTGGAGCAGCACTATGTGGAACTGAAGAAGGCAAACCCCACATTTCCCATCCTCATCAGGGAGTGCTCGGGTGTTCAGCCTAAGCTTTGGGCAAGATATG ATTTTGGTAAAGAGAGCAGTGTGGCCCTTGACCATATGAATGCTGACCAAGTGGCTAAAGCGTTGGAGACAGTTGTGAAATCAAAAGCATGA